In Nostoc sp. GT001, a genomic segment contains:
- a CDS encoding CCA tRNA nucleotidyltransferase yields MLESIPPTLAPENWPFSLEFLPQPAYMVGGAVRDAILGRTREYLDLDFVIPSKAVKVARAIAHHYKAGFVLLDAKRQIARVVFPHATADFAQQEGDSLEVDLHRRDFTVNAIAYNPHTQEIIDPLQGYVDLQQGILRMVSPANFEDDPLRLMRGYRQAAQLGFTIEPATQAAIRSLASHISKVAAERVRVEVGYLLANSQGTPWIASAWEDGLLAPLFKNATRESLLKLAAVDTAAALLTEKWQQLGVQLQEYVRDSIKTTWLAIAKLACLVNPDPVLAEIELQELTYSRAEIRGVTTALKLLPQFQVVDMSLREQYFLFHNADIVFPATAVLAVAINNLVEAISGDKPLHTAVETKSLSYQVLAPLIDRYLNPDDAIAHPTPLVSGKELIVALDIPASPIIGQLLTEIGVAQAEGKLSTPPEAIAYARQLLDWLNILN; encoded by the coding sequence ATGCTTGAATCAATTCCTCCTACCCTCGCTCCCGAAAATTGGCCTTTTAGTTTGGAATTCTTGCCACAACCCGCTTACATGGTAGGTGGCGCTGTCCGAGATGCGATTCTGGGCAGAACTCGCGAATATCTGGATCTAGATTTTGTTATACCATCGAAGGCGGTAAAGGTAGCGAGAGCGATCGCTCATCATTACAAAGCTGGTTTTGTGTTACTCGATGCAAAACGCCAAATTGCGCGTGTGGTTTTTCCCCACGCCACGGCTGATTTTGCCCAACAGGAAGGAGATAGTTTAGAAGTTGATTTGCACAGACGAGACTTTACAGTAAATGCGATCGCTTATAATCCCCATACGCAAGAAATTATCGATCCTCTGCAAGGTTATGTAGACTTACAACAGGGCATTTTGCGAATGGTATCACCCGCGAACTTTGAAGATGATCCTTTGCGGTTAATGCGAGGTTATCGCCAAGCCGCTCAACTAGGTTTTACTATTGAGCCAGCTACCCAAGCCGCAATTCGTTCTTTGGCATCGCATATCAGCAAAGTTGCAGCCGAAAGAGTTAGGGTAGAAGTTGGCTATCTACTGGCAAATTCTCAGGGTACTCCTTGGATTGCAAGTGCTTGGGAAGATGGTTTACTTGCCCCTTTGTTCAAGAATGCTACCCGTGAAAGCTTGCTCAAACTAGCAGCAGTTGACACAGCTGCCGCCTTACTCACAGAAAAGTGGCAACAACTAGGCGTACAACTGCAAGAATATGTCCGCGATAGTATTAAAACTACTTGGCTAGCTATTGCCAAACTTGCTTGTCTTGTCAACCCAGATCCAGTATTAGCAGAAATAGAGCTACAGGAACTAACTTATAGTCGTGCTGAAATCCGAGGTGTAACTACTGCTCTGAAACTGTTACCGCAATTTCAAGTAGTTGATATGTCATTGCGAGAACAATACTTTTTGTTTCATAACGCAGATATTGTGTTCCCCGCTACGGCAGTGCTAGCTGTAGCAATTAATAATTTGGTAGAGGCAATATCTGGTGACAAGCCACTACACACAGCAGTGGAAACTAAATCTTTGAGCTACCAAGTTTTAGCACCTTTGATCGACCGCTACCTCAACCCTGATGATGCGATTGCTCATCCTACTCCATTAGTAAGCGGGAAGGAGTTGATCGTAGCATTAGATATTCCAGCTTCGCCAATTATCGGTCAACTGCTGACTGAAATTGGGGTAGCACAAGCTGAGGGTAAACTTTCAACACCACCAGAGGCGATCGCTTATGCACGTCAGTTACTTGATTGGTTAAATATACTTAATTAA
- a CDS encoding Uma2 family endonuclease, translated as MLVKSTLGEQRTVLHNVSWETFEALLRDTGEHRGSRFAYDCGILEIMTPLFEHENPKIQFDRFIFALAEELGVEIKSAGSTTLKRRLALRGIEPDNCYYIQNELKVRGRATLNLETEPPPDLAIEIDMTSSSVNKLGIYSALGVTELWRYDGQNLKFYQLIKGQYVECKFSIAFSIVSVSEISRFIEQSKSIGEIALLKSFRTYVREKLK; from the coding sequence ATGCTTGTAAAGTCAACCCTTGGGGAACAAAGAACAGTCTTACACAACGTTAGCTGGGAAACCTTTGAAGCCTTGCTGAGAGATACAGGTGAGCATAGAGGTTCTCGGTTTGCTTACGACTGCGGTATTTTAGAAATTATGACCCCACTTTTTGAACACGAAAATCCTAAAATTCAGTTTGACCGATTTATATTCGCTTTAGCTGAAGAACTGGGAGTAGAAATTAAAAGTGCTGGTTCTACAACACTGAAGCGACGATTAGCACTTCGAGGTATAGAACCAGATAACTGCTATTATATACAAAATGAATTGAAAGTCAGAGGTAGGGCAACGCTAAATTTAGAAACAGAACCGCCGCCTGACTTAGCAATTGAGATTGATATGACTAGCAGTTCAGTTAACAAATTGGGGATTTATTCAGCGTTGGGTGTAACTGAACTTTGGAGATATGATGGGCAAAATTTAAAGTTTTATCAGTTGATAAAAGGGCAATATGTCGAGTGTAAGTTTAGTATTGCTTTTTCTATAGTTTCAGTGAGTGAGATAAGCAGATTTATTGAGCAGAGTAAAAGTATCGGTGAAATTGCTTTGCTCAAATCATTTCGTACTTATGTCAGGGAAAAGTTAAAATAG
- a CDS encoding HNH endonuclease, whose translation MATRKYCGSKSLHKEYVVEHIIPASRGGVAKPYNLVIACQSCNSIKGKSVWIPNNIEAITKDYSEWRIYIMELATNYQKII comes from the coding sequence ATTGCAACCAGGAAATATTGTGGAAGTAAATCCTTACATAAAGAATATGTGGTCGAACATATTATACCTGCCTCAAGAGGTGGAGTAGCAAAGCCTTATAACCTTGTAATAGCTTGCCAGTCCTGTAATAGTATAAAAGGAAAATCTGTTTGGATACCAAATAACATTGAGGCAATTACAAAAGATTATTCTGAATGGCGTATATATATTATGGAGCTTGCTACAAACTATCAAAAAATTATATAA
- a CDS encoding Ycf34 family protein: MCICVNCHYVDSCVTYHAVEGQHQQPHLTETPDFDPNEPSINVNIRTKDDVIEMEWDVVGCLSFKRETGKWSKLRPGELVPT; the protein is encoded by the coding sequence ATGTGTATTTGCGTGAATTGCCACTATGTAGACAGCTGTGTTACCTATCATGCCGTAGAAGGGCAGCACCAACAGCCTCACTTGACTGAAACACCAGATTTTGATCCCAATGAACCTTCTATCAATGTCAACATTCGGACTAAAGATGATGTAATTGAAATGGAATGGGATGTTGTTGGTTGTCTGAGCTTTAAGCGGGAAACAGGTAAGTGGTCGAAATTGCGTCCTGGTGAATTAGTGCCGACTTGA
- a CDS encoding response regulator, producing the protein MNAQPLILVVEQSLHDLELLNSHLGILNFSCICTKQGVRAVVLAQTHQPDLILLDMKLSNLSANQVIDDLKHDSKTATIPIIAVTPLRTVQDDRSTMLTAFDDCITKPYDFNQLEVVISRHIIQLNF; encoded by the coding sequence ATGAATGCACAGCCTTTAATTTTGGTTGTTGAACAGAGTTTACATGATTTAGAGCTACTTAATTCTCATCTAGGAATATTAAATTTTTCATGTATTTGTACCAAACAAGGAGTGAGGGCTGTAGTGTTGGCACAAACTCATCAACCAGATTTAATCCTGCTAGATATGAAGCTATCTAACTTGAGTGCAAACCAAGTCATTGACGATCTCAAGCATGACTCAAAAACTGCTACCATTCCAATTATTGCAGTCACACCTCTAAGAACGGTACAAGACGATCGCTCCACGATGCTCACAGCATTTGATGATTGCATTACTAAACCCTATGATTTTAATCAATTAGAAGTGGTAATCAGTCGTCACATCATTCAGCTAAATTTCTAA
- a CDS encoding tetratricopeptide repeat protein, with protein MDSLFINSLLEELKNPDATVRDKATRKIWRIWFQQKGIYGLEIIDRSQKLLDAGEIAEAETSLTALIKDQPDFAEAWNRRAFLYYSIGDYQKSLADCQMVIQINPIHFGALHGMGLCYAALGEYSQAIRAFQRALEIQPYSLVNQKLILECTFRFSYNGR; from the coding sequence ATGGATTCTTTATTTATCAATTCCTTACTTGAAGAGTTGAAAAACCCGGATGCCACAGTGCGCGACAAGGCAACCAGAAAAATCTGGCGGATCTGGTTTCAGCAAAAGGGAATCTATGGGCTGGAAATAATTGACCGCAGTCAAAAGTTACTGGATGCAGGTGAAATTGCTGAAGCTGAAACATCGCTGACCGCATTAATTAAAGACCAGCCAGATTTTGCCGAAGCTTGGAATCGTCGAGCTTTCCTCTATTACAGTATTGGCGATTATCAAAAATCTCTGGCAGATTGTCAGATGGTTATACAGATAAATCCAATACATTTTGGGGCGCTTCATGGTATGGGCTTATGTTATGCAGCACTAGGAGAGTATAGTCAAGCTATCCGGGCTTTTCAACGTGCTTTAGAAATTCAACCCTATTCTCTAGTGAATCAAAAGTTGATTCTAGAATGTACATTTAGGTTCAGCTACAACGGCAGATAG
- a CDS encoding DUF2294 domain-containing protein: protein MVQPTIGQLETEISQRIISLYNDRLGKSPSQIICHFFDAEIVISLENSVTQAEQTLLKGGYDTLAEQVRLYLEKIIKPDLKKLIEEIIGQPVLYLMTNTNLATGRTGIVVILKELPELRNPESIPKINVRNLAE from the coding sequence ATGGTACAACCGACTATTGGACAATTAGAAACAGAAATATCACAGCGGATTATAAGTTTATATAATGATAGACTAGGTAAGTCTCCTAGCCAAATCATTTGTCATTTTTTTGATGCTGAAATCGTAATTTCTCTAGAAAACTCTGTTACCCAAGCTGAACAAACTTTACTCAAAGGTGGTTATGATACTTTAGCTGAACAAGTACGATTATATTTAGAAAAAATAATTAAACCAGATTTAAAAAAATTGATTGAGGAAATTATTGGTCAACCTGTCCTCTACCTGATGACAAACACCAATTTAGCAACAGGTCGTACTGGGATTGTTGTAATTCTCAAGGAATTACCCGAACTTCGTAATCCCGAATCGATTCCTAAGATAAATGTTAGAAATTTAGCTGAATGA